One window of Amaranthus tricolor cultivar Red isolate AtriRed21 chromosome 13, ASM2621246v1, whole genome shotgun sequence genomic DNA carries:
- the LOC130798151 gene encoding peroxidase 27-like → MTTKIFQKLFSFFLLLAMISAMANAEELSLDYYKYSCPGVEDIAKRITEQYISNVPGFAPGLLRMVFHDCFVRGCDASVLIDPTESNNQTEKTALPNVTLRGYEVINAIKSALEKQCPGVVSCADILALSSRDAIRTINGPFWEVPLGRKDGKISLASDADTLLPSPFFNFSSLKENFASLGLTTKDLVVLLGSHTIGQGHCFVFQSRLYNFSGRGDTDPSLSPSYAAFLKTKCTPNPNDTQSVVPLDRITPRVFDENYYVMVSQNKGLFHSDAALLTNAETKSYIYQQIKTKRSTFAQDFSASMSKMIKLGVLTGNQGEVRKTCGVVNA, encoded by the exons ATGACAACTAAGATATTTCAAAAGTTATTCTCATTCTTTTTGTTGCTTGCCATGATATCTGCCATGGCGAACGCTGAAGAATTGTCTTTAGATTATTATAAGTACTCGTGTCCTGGTGTCGAGGACATTGCTAAAAGGATTACTGAGCAATATATTTCTAATGTTCCCGGCTTTGCTCCCGGTTTGCTTAGAATGGTCTTTCATGACTGTTTTGTTAGG GGGTGTGACGCTTCTGTATTAATAGATCCAACAGAGTCCAACAACCAAACGGAGAAGACAGCTCTTCCCAACGTGACACTTAGGGGGTACGAAGTCATTAATGCAATCAAGTCCGCTCTAGAAAAACAATGTCCTGGTGTTGTTTCTTGTGCTGATATATTAGCTTTATCATCTCGAGATGCCATCCGAACG ATAAATGGACCTTTTTGGGAAGTTCCTCTTGGTAGAAAGGATGGAAAAATCTCATTGGCTTCAGATGCAGATACTCTTTTACCATCTCCATTTTTCAACTTCTCAAGTCTTAAAGAAAACTTCGCATCATTGGGCCTAACTACAAAAGATTTGGTAGTCTTATTAG GTTCTCACACCATTGGACAAGGTCACTGCTTCGTCTTTCAAAGCCGACTATACAATTTCTCGGGACGAGGCGACACAGATCCTTCATTGTCTCCTAGTTATGCTGCATTCTTAAAGACTAAATGCACGCCAAATCCAAATGACACCCAATCAGTTGTTCCATTGGATAGGATTACACCAAgagtttttgatgaaaattacTACGTTATGGTAAGCCAAAATAAAGGGCTATTCCATTCTGATGCTGCTCTTTTGACTAATGCTGAGACTAAGAGCTACATCTACCAGCAAATTAAAACTAAGAGATCAACTTTTGCTCAAGATTTTAGTGCATCTATGTCGAAGATGATTAAACTTGGGGTACTTACTGGTAATCAAGGTGAAGTTAGGAAGACATGTGGTGTTGTCAATGCCTAA
- the LOC130798152 gene encoding peroxidase 27-like — MTTKIFQKLFSFFLLLAMVNAQELSLDYYKYSCPGVEDIAKRITEQYISNIPGFAPGLLRMVFHDCFVRGCDGSVLIDPTESNNRTEKTALPNVTLRGYEVVNAIKSALEKQCPGVVSCADILALSSRDAIRTINGPFWEVPLGRKDGKISLASDADTLLPSPFFNFSSLKQNFASLGLTTKDLVVLLGSHTIGQGHCFVFQSRLYNFSGRGDTDPSLSPSYAAFLKTKCTPNPNDTQSVVPLDRITPRVFDENYYVMVSQNKGLFHSDAALLTNRATKSYIYQQIKTKRSTFAQDFSVSMSKMIKLGVLTGYQGEVRKTCGVVNT, encoded by the exons ATGACAACTAAGATATTTCAAAAGTTGTTCTCCTTCTTTTTGTTGCTTGCCATGGTGAACGCTCAAGAATTGTCTTTAGATTATTACAAGTACTCGTGCCCTGGTGTCGAGGACATTGCTAAAAGGATTACTGAGCAATATATTTCGAATATTCCCGGCTTTGCTCCCGGTTTGCTTAGAATGGTCTTTCATGACTGTTTTGTTAGG GGGTGTGATGGTTCTGTATTAATAGATCCAACGGAGTCCAACAACCGAACGGAGAAGACTGCTCTTCCCAACGTGACACTCAGGGGGTACGAAGTCGTTAATGCTATTAAATCTGCTCTAGAAAAACAATGTCCTGGTGTTGTTTCTTGTGCTGATATATTAGCTTTATCTTCTCGAGATGCCATCCGAACG ATAAATGGACCTTTTTGGGAAGTTCCTCTTGGTAGAAAGGATGGAAAAATCTCATTGGCTTCAGATGCAGATACTCTTTTACCATCTCCATTTTTCAACTTCTCAAGTCTTAAACAAAACTTTGCATCATTGGGTCTAACTACAAAGGATTTGGTAGTCTTATTAg GTTCGCACACCATTGGACAAGGTCACTGCTTCGTCTTTCAGAGCCGACTATACAACTTCTCGGGACGAGGAGACACAGACCCTTCATTATCTCCTAGTTATGCTGCATTCTTAAAGACTAAATGCACGCCAAATCCAAATGACACCCAATCAGTTGTTCCATTGGATAGGATTACACCAAgagtttttgatgaaaattacTACGTTATGGTAAGCCAAAATAAAGGGCTATTCCATTCTGATGCAGCCCTTTTGACTAATCGTGCGACTAAGAGCTATATCTACCAACAAATTAAAACTAAGAGATCAACTTTTGCTCAAGATTTTAGTGTGTCTATGTCTAAGATGATTAAACTTGGGGTTCTTACTGGTTATCAAGGTGAAGTTAGGAAGACATGTGGTGTTGTCAATACATAA